In Myxococcus stipitatus, the following are encoded in one genomic region:
- a CDS encoding alkaline phosphatase D family protein, whose protein sequence is MFDRLNRRSFLQAVVAVAASTSFGCSEEESSQDGSKYFPQSICSGDPRPDSVVLWVRAVDPDNAGADTQVRLEVSTNKEFSSRVLDKRFTALASNDHALKVKVTNLSARTTYYYRFTFEKGGETYSTALGRTRTAPAAGDDVSVKFAFASCQDYIGRYYNSWLKLLKLDEDLDFVVFLGDYIYETTGDSSFQTPTSTRSIEFSEPESALKHGTGLMAFYAANSLSNYRDIYKAIRSDKVIQQVHERYPFIVMWDDHEFSDDNWGPNATYTDGRAAELQVERKKNSERAFFEYLPLDNTQAGEGAIDVASAPVYPNTLIYRDFEFGKNLKMAVSDFRTFRPDHLIPEDAYPGRVAVTAEVLATVLPGLPPQVQGLLQTETFAYVNIDAPEFAAQKAALVGAYVAEATKAGLTQGDATEKAQVWVKEGQALFYINQVLQKVNAARVAAGAPAIPLIPTAGAPRGLAYVHMGKAGLFGIQGSRYIVVKPIFDLFAAIRYAGSRGASEDALGQAQQAWLQNQLKATNTWKIVVSSVSMTSMVFDLSQKMDIPDPTLRQTFYFNADQWDGFPTKKQELLKFIRDNQVQNALFISGDIHASFASVEGGVPTLTTPAISSGSIKELAGKAVIGAGYLQGSAVHRYVVAELNESLAAGNPGMRFVNGDAHGFVILELKGNEALASYHLIPSTEVVKDYSLKTDAELDARFTRVDFRVTHGAITKL, encoded by the coding sequence TTGTTCGACAGATTGAATCGTCGCAGCTTCTTGCAGGCCGTGGTTGCCGTCGCGGCAAGCACCTCGTTTGGATGTTCCGAGGAGGAGTCGTCACAAGACGGTTCGAAGTACTTCCCGCAGTCCATCTGCTCGGGAGACCCGAGGCCGGACAGCGTGGTGCTCTGGGTGCGCGCGGTGGACCCGGACAACGCGGGCGCGGACACGCAGGTGCGGCTGGAGGTGTCCACGAACAAGGAGTTCAGCAGCCGCGTGCTGGACAAGCGCTTCACTGCGCTGGCCTCCAATGACCACGCGCTGAAGGTGAAGGTGACGAACCTGTCGGCGCGCACGACGTACTACTACCGCTTCACCTTCGAGAAGGGCGGGGAGACGTACTCGACGGCGCTCGGCCGCACGCGCACGGCCCCGGCGGCGGGTGATGACGTCTCGGTGAAGTTCGCCTTCGCCAGCTGCCAGGACTACATCGGCCGGTACTACAACTCGTGGCTGAAGCTGCTGAAGCTGGACGAGGACCTGGACTTCGTCGTGTTCCTCGGCGACTACATCTACGAGACGACGGGCGACTCGTCGTTCCAGACGCCGACGTCGACGCGCTCCATCGAGTTCAGCGAGCCGGAGTCGGCGCTCAAGCACGGCACGGGCCTGATGGCCTTCTACGCGGCCAACTCGCTGTCCAACTATCGCGACATCTACAAGGCCATCCGCTCGGACAAGGTCATCCAGCAGGTGCATGAGCGCTACCCGTTCATCGTCATGTGGGACGACCACGAGTTCTCCGACGACAACTGGGGCCCCAACGCGACGTACACGGATGGCCGCGCGGCGGAGCTGCAGGTGGAGCGCAAGAAGAACTCCGAGCGCGCCTTCTTCGAGTACCTCCCCCTGGACAACACGCAGGCGGGCGAGGGCGCCATCGACGTGGCCTCCGCGCCGGTGTACCCGAACACGCTCATCTACCGGGACTTCGAGTTCGGCAAGAACCTGAAGATGGCGGTGTCCGACTTCCGCACCTTCCGTCCGGACCACCTCATCCCCGAGGACGCATACCCGGGCCGCGTGGCGGTGACGGCGGAGGTGCTGGCCACGGTGCTCCCGGGCCTGCCGCCGCAGGTGCAGGGGCTCTTGCAGACGGAGACGTTCGCGTACGTGAACATCGACGCGCCGGAGTTCGCGGCGCAGAAGGCCGCGCTGGTGGGCGCGTACGTGGCGGAGGCGACGAAGGCGGGCCTCACGCAGGGCGACGCGACGGAGAAGGCCCAGGTGTGGGTGAAGGAGGGCCAGGCGCTCTTCTACATCAACCAGGTGCTGCAGAAGGTGAACGCGGCGCGGGTGGCGGCGGGTGCGCCGGCGATTCCGCTGATTCCCACGGCGGGAGCGCCTCGCGGTCTGGCCTATGTGCACATGGGCAAGGCCGGGCTGTTCGGCATCCAGGGCTCGCGCTACATCGTCGTGAAGCCCATCTTCGACCTGTTCGCGGCCATCCGCTACGCGGGCTCGCGCGGCGCCTCCGAGGACGCGCTGGGCCAGGCGCAGCAGGCGTGGCTCCAGAACCAGCTCAAGGCGACCAACACCTGGAAGATTGTCGTCAGCTCCGTGTCGATGACGTCCATGGTGTTCGACCTGTCCCAGAAGATGGACATCCCGGACCCCACGCTGCGCCAGACGTTCTACTTCAACGCGGACCAGTGGGACGGCTTCCCCACCAAGAAGCAGGAGCTGTTGAAGTTCATCCGGGACAACCAGGTGCAGAACGCGCTGTTCATCTCCGGCGACATCCACGCGTCCTTCGCGTCGGTGGAGGGCGGCGTGCCCACGTTGACGACGCCCGCGATTTCGTCCGGCTCCATCAAGGAGCTGGCGGGCAAGGCCGTCATCGGCGCGGGTTATCTGCAGGGCAGCGCCGTGCACCGGTACGTCGTCGCGGAGCTCAACGAGTCGCTGGCCGCCGGCAACCCGGGCATGCGCTTCGTGAATGGTGACGCGCACGGCTTCGTGATTCTGGAGCTCAAGGGCAACGAGGCGCTGGCCTCCTACCACCTCATCCCCAGCACCGAGGTGGTGAAGGACTACTCGCTCAAGACGGACGCGGAGCTGGATGCGCGCTTCACGCGCGTGGACTTCCGCGTCACCCACGGGGCCATCACCAAGCTGTAA
- the recA gene encoding recombinase RecA: protein MAVNQEKEKAIELAMSAVERQFGKGSIMRLGNDEPLMRDVQAISTGSISLDIALGVGGVPKGRIIEIFGPESSGKTTLCLHIVAEAQKRGGICGYVDAEHALDVGYARKLGVRTDDLLLSQPDTGEQALEIAEMLVRSGAIDVLVVDSVAALVPKAELEGEMGDAHMGVQARLMSQALRKLTGTIAKSQTCVIFINQIRMKIGVMFGNPETTTGGNALKFYASQRLDIRRIGAIKNGENVVGSRTRVKVVKNKVAPPFKEVEFDIMYGTGISREGDLIDLASNDNIVEKSGSWFSFNGERIGQGRENAKDYLKEHPEVSRAIEAQVLEKYGITKGAAAPAPAAEEAPAEGASEKRQRVKAVK, encoded by the coding sequence ATGGCCGTGAATCAAGAGAAGGAAAAGGCGATCGAGCTGGCGATGTCCGCGGTGGAGCGCCAGTTCGGTAAGGGTTCGATCATGCGGCTCGGCAACGACGAGCCGCTGATGCGCGACGTGCAGGCCATTTCGACGGGCTCGATTTCCTTGGACATCGCCCTGGGCGTGGGCGGTGTTCCCAAGGGCCGAATCATCGAGATTTTCGGACCGGAATCCTCCGGCAAGACGACGCTGTGTCTCCACATCGTGGCCGAGGCGCAGAAGCGCGGTGGCATCTGCGGCTACGTGGACGCCGAGCACGCGCTGGACGTGGGCTACGCGCGCAAGCTGGGCGTGCGCACCGACGACCTGCTCCTGAGCCAGCCGGACACCGGTGAGCAGGCGCTCGAAATCGCGGAGATGCTCGTTCGCTCCGGCGCCATCGACGTGCTGGTGGTCGACTCCGTGGCCGCCCTCGTTCCCAAGGCGGAACTCGAGGGTGAGATGGGCGATGCGCACATGGGCGTGCAGGCGCGCCTCATGAGCCAGGCGCTGCGCAAGCTCACGGGCACCATCGCCAAGAGCCAGACGTGCGTCATCTTCATCAACCAGATCCGCATGAAGATTGGCGTGATGTTCGGCAACCCGGAGACGACCACGGGCGGCAACGCGCTGAAGTTCTACGCGTCCCAGCGCCTGGACATCCGCCGCATCGGCGCCATCAAGAACGGCGAGAACGTGGTGGGCAGCCGCACGCGCGTGAAGGTGGTGAAGAACAAGGTCGCGCCTCCGTTCAAGGAGGTCGAGTTCGACATCATGTACGGCACGGGCATCTCGCGTGAGGGAGACCTCATCGACCTGGCCTCGAACGACAACATCGTGGAGAAGAGCGGCAGCTGGTTCTCCTTCAACGGTGAGCGCATCGGCCAGGGCCGGGAGAACGCCAAGGACTACCTCAAGGAGCACCCGGAGGTGTCGCGGGCCATCGAGGCCCAGGTGCTGGAGAAGTACGGCATCACCAAGGGCGCTGCCGCGCCGGCCCCCGCCGCGGAAGAGGCCCCCGCCGAGGGCGCCAGCGAGAAGCGCCAGCGCGTGAAGGCCGTGAAGTAG
- the glmS gene encoding glutamine--fructose-6-phosphate transaminase (isomerizing): protein MCGIVGYVGDKESAPILVSGLKKLEYRGYDSAGVAVVNRNQLNVVRATGKLRNLENRVVADQPQGRIGIGHTRWATHGRPSDENAHPHTYKNVAVVHNGIIENHLALKEQLRAKGHVFSSETDTEVFAHLISDELEAGKELPDAVRGALEHVKGTYALAVVSATDPHRIVCTKNASPMVLGLSEGQNFIASDVPAVLEHTRDIVYMEEGDLAVVTASSVDVYTRQGQKVNRPTRRIDWTPMMAEKGGHKHFMHKEIFEQPRAVADTVRGRMLLTEGDVHFEGWNLTPEKVRSLSKITILACGTSWHSGVAGKHMIETLARLPVEVELASEFRYRDPIVESSHLAIAISQSGETADTLAAFKEAKARGATAMAICNVIGSAMTREAEFSVMTNAGPEIGVASTKAFTTQLVALYLLAVKLGRMRGTLSVQSAQEHLTHLTQIPKMIEDVLKCEPAVKRVAREFMNAQDFLFLGRGPMHPVALEGALKLKEISYIHAEGYAGGEMKHGPIALIDEKMPVVVIAPKQPHVAYEKIIGNIEEVRARGGQVIAVIDEDDAQVGGLANHVIRIPAACALLAPVIATIPLQLLAYHVAEMRGNDVDQPRNLAKSVTVE from the coding sequence GAAGCTCGAGTACCGAGGCTATGACTCGGCGGGCGTCGCGGTGGTCAATCGCAACCAGCTCAACGTGGTGCGCGCCACGGGGAAGCTGCGCAACCTGGAGAACCGGGTGGTGGCGGACCAGCCGCAGGGCCGCATCGGCATTGGCCACACGCGGTGGGCCACGCACGGGCGCCCCTCGGACGAGAACGCGCATCCGCACACGTACAAGAATGTCGCGGTGGTGCACAACGGCATCATCGAGAACCACCTGGCGCTGAAGGAGCAGCTCCGCGCGAAGGGGCATGTCTTCTCCTCGGAGACCGACACGGAGGTCTTCGCCCACCTCATCTCGGATGAGCTGGAGGCCGGCAAGGAGCTGCCGGACGCGGTGCGCGGCGCGCTGGAGCATGTGAAGGGCACGTACGCGCTGGCGGTGGTGAGCGCGACGGACCCCCACCGCATCGTCTGCACGAAGAACGCGTCGCCCATGGTGCTGGGGCTGAGCGAGGGCCAGAACTTCATCGCCAGCGACGTGCCCGCGGTGCTCGAGCACACGCGCGACATCGTCTACATGGAGGAGGGGGACCTGGCCGTCGTCACCGCCTCCAGCGTGGACGTCTACACGCGCCAGGGCCAGAAGGTGAACCGCCCCACCCGCCGCATCGACTGGACGCCGATGATGGCGGAGAAGGGCGGCCACAAGCACTTCATGCACAAGGAGATCTTCGAACAGCCTCGCGCGGTCGCGGACACCGTGCGTGGCCGGATGCTCCTGACGGAGGGGGATGTCCACTTCGAGGGCTGGAACCTCACGCCCGAGAAGGTGCGCTCGCTGTCGAAAATCACCATCCTGGCGTGCGGCACGTCGTGGCACTCGGGCGTGGCCGGCAAGCACATGATTGAGACGCTGGCGCGGCTGCCGGTGGAGGTGGAGCTGGCGAGCGAGTTCCGCTACCGCGACCCCATCGTGGAGAGTTCGCACCTGGCCATCGCCATCAGCCAGTCGGGTGAGACGGCGGACACGCTGGCGGCGTTCAAGGAGGCGAAGGCGCGCGGGGCCACGGCGATGGCCATCTGCAACGTGATTGGCAGCGCGATGACTCGCGAGGCCGAGTTCTCCGTGATGACGAACGCCGGTCCCGAGATTGGCGTGGCGTCCACGAAGGCGTTCACCACGCAGCTGGTCGCCCTGTACCTGCTGGCGGTGAAGCTGGGCCGCATGCGCGGGACGCTGTCGGTGCAGTCGGCGCAGGAGCACCTGACGCACCTGACGCAGATTCCGAAGATGATTGAGGACGTGCTCAAGTGTGAGCCGGCCGTGAAGCGCGTGGCGCGTGAGTTCATGAACGCGCAGGACTTCCTCTTCCTCGGCCGCGGCCCCATGCACCCGGTGGCGCTGGAGGGCGCGCTGAAGCTGAAGGAGATTTCGTACATCCACGCGGAGGGCTACGCGGGCGGCGAGATGAAGCACGGCCCCATCGCCCTCATCGACGAGAAGATGCCGGTGGTGGTCATCGCGCCCAAGCAGCCGCATGTGGCGTACGAGAAGATCATCGGCAACATCGAAGAGGTGCGCGCGCGCGGCGGCCAGGTCATCGCCGTCATCGACGAGGACGACGCGCAGGTGGGCGGGCTCGCCAACCACGTCATCCGGATTCCGGCGGCGTGCGCGCTGCTCGCGCCCGTGATTGCCACGATTCCGCTGCAGCTTCTGGCCTACCACGTGGCGGAGATGCGCGGGAACGACGTGGACCAGCCGCGCAACCTCGCCAAGAGCGTGACGGTGGAGTAG